The sequence below is a genomic window from Wyeomyia smithii strain HCP4-BCI-WySm-NY-G18 chromosome 1, ASM2978416v1, whole genome shotgun sequence.
TGCAGTTTTTCTCAGAATAAGTGCAGATTTTTGCTCAAGCCAATTTTTTCCCAATCCGAAGTAGATATTTTACTGATTTCAGGCTGATGTAATTTGGTAGCTACATATATTTTATAGAACATCTGGCATCTTTGTTTCGATGTTCCTTTTTTCcaaattgaatttgaattttttcgacTGCAAAACGTGTATGCTAATCATTTATTTGTGGAAACCCAATTATAATTTCGAAAAACATAACTCGCTATCATTTTTCATTCAATACGAACAGTATCAGCTCGCTTCTCAATCTCAACGAGAAAGGTTTTGCGTTTACATTTAATCGGTAATTTTCAGCTTGAACTGGGTAACTAAGTTTGTGTAGTACTACacgttcaaaataaatttttcagatAACACCGTTTGTGAGCGGACACTAAGTTCATTTTACCATCGAAAAAGAAGTGGGTAAACACTTGTTGAGTTCAagacttttttaaaaaattaattagCATTTTTCAGACATGCAAGGAAGAACCTCCAGCGACATCTGGTACCATTTCACCAGAGAAAAGGGAAAGGGCGTATGTCGGTACTGCAAGGCGACAATTTCCATGTCTTCAGGCTCAACGTCGAACTTAAAGCGTCACATGAATGGAAAGCATCCGTTTGTTCCATTGAACAGGGGAGATACTAGGACGGTGCAAACTGTGCCATCAGCTGTTGCTGATAAGGATGGCGATGCTGTTACGAGTCAGGATATTGAAAACAGAGAAACAGTGCAAGAGCTTCGCATGGGTGAAGCTGTCGAACTAGTTTTTCCGACAACTTCTTTCCAGCCTCCGCAATCGTCAATGACGCGTTTTGTAAATGTGATAAAACGATTGCCGGTTTAAAAAAGTAGAACGATTGATGTGCAGCTGCTTAAAATGATATGTAAAGAATATCACCCATTTTCACTAGTCGAGGATAAAGAGTTCGTAAGATTTGTGGAGCTCCTGAACCCATCGTATACCCTTCCCAGTCGCAAAACTTTGTCTAACAGTTTACTGCCTGCTGTGCATAAAGAATTGTTTGAGAAAGTGAAGAGTGAGTTAATCGATAAGCAATTAATATGCTTGACCAGCGATGGATGGACAAGTGTTACAAATACCGGTTTCTACGCATTAACTGCCCATTTCATTGACAGAAACGGAGAAATGAAGTCCTATCTCCTCGAATGCTCCGAATTCACTTCTGAGCACACGGCAGAAAACATTGCAGAATGGATTTCGAACGTTCTCCGAAAGTTTGAAATTGAGTACAAAATTACCGCAATTGTTACAGATAACGCATCGAATATGCATTCGCTTAATCTGGTTGTTCAGAATGCCATTGCTAATTCGATTGCAGAAGTAGTTGAAAAATGCAAAGGCATAGTTCAGTTCTTCAAGAAAAGTAGTCATGCTTCCGCTAAATTGCGCGAAATGCAAGTGAAGCTGGGTCAAAAAGAGTTGAAGCTCAAGCAGGATGTAGTTACGCGCTGGAATTCCACATTCGATATGTTGGAACGTTTGATACGTAGTAAGGAAGCAATAGTGTCTACACTAGCCTTACTAGATTCGTCGCGATGCGCATTGGAAACTGATGATTGGGAAATAATACGCCAAAGCATGGAAGTTCTTCGACCGTTCAATGATGAAACTACTGAGATTTCGTCAGAGAAAACGGTGTCACTTTTGAAAACAACAGTTATGGCACGATTACTGAGTAGGCAATTACGTTACTCAGATTCTGCTTTCTCGcaagtgaaaaaaataataactgaATTGGGAGAGGGTCTCAGAGCACGGTTTGGTGAGAGAGAATCGAATGAGTTGATTTCTCAGGCTATTCTCCTTGATCCACGCTTTCGGAAACAGGGCTTTGGTGACGACCAAAAATACAGAGTAGCATACCAAACTCTGATACAAAAAATACGGCAGCTTCCCTCAGCCTCAAACGAAGGACCACAGCTCGTGGAACCAGAACCGCAAAGCTCAACGACTCATTCAACTCTTTGGAAACAGTTCGATGAAACGGTTAGCAGACTGCAGGGAAAATCAGATCCGACATCGGCTAGCATTGTAGAGCTAGATAAATTTTTGGCTGAGCCATACTTGCATCGAACTGGTGACCCACTGGCTTGGTGGGAGACGAGAAAGCATGTGTACCCAAGACTTCACCAAATAATGCTGCGAAGATTATGTGTTCCTGCAACATCGGTGCCTTGTGAAAGGATATTTTCCAAAACAGGACAGCTGGTGACGGAAAAACGAAGCAGATTAAGCAGTAAACACATCGCTGAAATGATTTTTGTTAACGCCAAtgctatttaatttattttgccaTTACTGTATcgctaaaaataataatactttTATTGTTGTTTGCTAAAACTAAAACAAATCAGTTTGTCTAAAATATATCCGAAATGTCTTATAATATTACAAACCTTTAAGCCCAATGTTCATGGAGCTCGACTTAATATTCTCAGAAATAATTTAACTGACTCCGGCTTCATTTTCACTTCGCCTGTAAAAAAGTTATCAACATTTCCGATACAAAATAACAGGAGGTTGTATTTATCCTAAAATTATCAGGTACTTGTTTTCTTACATTAAAAGTAGATTAAACAAACGAAAGTAAACAAATATAAACTGGACTGCACTCAAATATAAATAATAGCGTAGCATCAACCggttcaaaaacagtttttaagaGAAATTTTGGTCTACACGTCGCCACTTGGTTAGTTACATAGTATTACCTTTTGATATTTGAAACGTAGGTATATTTTGTCCATGATAATCCAttaaattataaattataaaattgtCTGCACTTATTACTCTGGGGTGCCGTATGACAGAGCAGCAATCTTCCGCCAGCGAAAAAATTCTCCATACTTGCAATCGGCAACGATTCCTTCCTGCCGACACTTAAACGCATCCACTGATTGCAATTATAAGCTGAAAAGAAGGTCAAATCATAACTTCTCCGTCGTTTCAAAACTTAGATAACACAAAATATACCTTCCATGTAAACAGGCTTCAGCAGGGCCGCTCGACGATCTTCTAATTCTTTTTGCATTCAACTTGAATATATTTTCAACCAATATCGACGTATTAATTGAGCAACCAATTAAACCAGCTCCACGTGGAcgcaaaatattgtttaataacAATTAACCAACTTAACTTTTAAACTCGTAGTTTCAATTTTGCGAAACTATCCAACTCACTTTTGGTGTTGAtaatatttattaattattcacgcagaaaaaaacactgtagaatcaaaaaaaaaagagagttaCAAACAAcagcatttttgtttattcggAGGCTTATGCAAAATTATTATTAGAATAACCAGGGCTTGCTGTTATTTTAACAATATGCGCGATTGTTTACCAATTTTGACAGAACAACCTTCAAATAGAAATATATTTGAGTTGAAGTTTCATTTCCATTGAAACGACAGCGTCCTAATTTGTTTCGACCaaaattttaagttttaaaaCAATATAGGTATAGTTTGTTTCAATCATGCTCGAAGCTGCATTATATTAACTATTTTGCTATTTTGAAGTAATAAAAAGAAAgatatttgaaacaaaaaaataaattatttatttaaaaaaaaaaaatttcattgttcTGTTCTTTATTTtctcagttttattttttgctttgatATTTTATTCTAATCTTTATAATTTTGTTTCAGCTTATTTCTGTAATCTTCACATTTTTATTCTACAATACTCGTATTAAGTTTAACAAAATTACAGCATCTGAAATATGTTTTATTATTAACTTTGTGCAAATTTATCACTTTCGATTCAAACTTTTCTATGTTGGCTATAATCAAAGATTGTTCTGATTTGTACATTTCGAATGATTGCAGATGTTCGTCAAAATCGAGAGGAATATATCTTAAGCATATTAGGAACAATTTGTCATTTGTGTCGTTGATTATATGATCAAGCTCGAATACGTTCAATAAATCTCTATCACTAATATAGAAAACAACACCGCTTTTATATACAGAGCCTCctttaaaaaacttatttagaGATACCAAGCAGCTTCTGTCTAAGTTGAATTTCTCGAAATCCAGACTTTCGTATTTAGAAGATACCATGAGACTTGTTCTATTAGATTTACTAAGATCGATAGAAGGAGTTACAAAATTGTTGTTTATGACGTTGTTTGCAAAATTATAGCAATATTTAATCCCAAGTGATTTgcacaaattaatttta
It includes:
- the LOC129716905 gene encoding E3 SUMO-protein ligase ZBED1-like; the protein is MICKEYHPFSLVEDKEFVRFVELLNPSYTLPSRKTLSNSLLPAVHKELFEKVKSELIDKQLICLTSDGWTSVTNTGFYALTAHFIDRNGEMKSYLLECSEFTSEHTAENIAEWISNVLRKFEIEYKITAIVTDNASNMHSLNLVVQNAIANSIAEVVEKCKGIVQFFKKSSHASAKLREMQVKLGQKELKLKQDVVTRWNSTFDMLERLIRSKEAIVSTLALLDSSRCALETDDWEIIRQSMEVLRPFNDETTEISSEKTVSLLKTTVMARLLSRQLRYSDSAFSQVKKIITELGEGLRARFGERESNELISQAILLDPRFRKQGFGDDQKYRVAYQTLIQKIRQLPSASNEGPQLVEPEPQSSTTHSTLWKQFDETVSRLQGKSDPTSASIVELDKFLAEPYLHRTGDPLAWWETRKHVYPRLHQIMLRRLCVPATSVPCERIFSKTGQLVTEKRSRLSSKHIAEMIFVNANAI